ATCCCGCTAGACCCGGCGACGGGGAAATTGGTGGACGGCGGCATCGAGGTCCAGTCCGAGCGCGTCCTGAAGAACCTCGAGGCGGTGCTGACCGCGGGAGGCGCGACGCTCCGGTCGGTCGTGAAAACCACCGTTTACCT
The sequence above is drawn from the Candidatus Deferrimicrobium sp. genome and encodes:
- a CDS encoding Rid family hydrolase, whose protein sequence is MKREAVKAAGAPAAIGPYSQAVRAGGLLFCSGQIPLDPATGKLVDGGIEVQSERVLKNLEAVLTAGGATLRSVVKTTVYL